CTTGCTTTTCCTTGCTTTTTGTTGGtttcctccatgggagaagcttggatttcgAGATTGGAGCTTGTTTAAGGTTTGATtttcaaccctagctcacttGCTAGCTTGAGTTGGTACTTTGGAGAGGTTAGTAAGTTTAACCTATcctttgattcatgttttggaGGGATTTTGatattggaaccctagaaatgagagtttaggatttaaaatggggatttttgagtTGAGGCATTTTGATCTTAATTGTTTTacttagaaccttcctttatgTTGGTTTTGAAGGTTTCTTGTTCTTTTTGGGAGATCGAGAAGGATTTTCAccattttcggtgagttttcttcaccttaGCTTGtattgcttaatgtttgagcaaaTAATTGTTCGTAACGTTAGTGTATCCCTCCTTTTGTGACATTTAGGGTATTAGGAGAGttgtggacaccttcgtcggagcaaacgaagggtttcgaaaagtttcggtgggtttgacttcatgaaataggGGAGAAATATCCCCTACGTGTTTTATCCTCATCGTTTCATCgagatgcatgcatattcacgttagataggatttttatgaattttagaatacttaaaatgtatGTGTTATGTAACGcgaaaattcaactctatatagtagagctatatgtgtattaggcatgcatgtgaaaagtattctATATTGCAAGTTGGAATTATGTCTCCTATGATGAATAGAACTTGAATCGGGTACTCTTGAACTCCTAACTTATGTTTGGAGAAAGTGAACAAAAGtaccataaaggggcacttgaacttgtaaactgtgaaactgcaacatagagacatagaaataggccattgtgatatcgactatattccgtgttttagacacgataaCATAGTGATAAGCCATTGAGACATAggttatattccatgttttagacatgatgacttgagacttgagacagattttacgcttgcttgcccttgtgctcattcgcacatgcttgtgagggtcactccctacaagccggcactccggagatagccatcgcgacatatgctcgcccgtgcgggattgggtgccgaagtggattgccgtgggggagtcttattcctagagtggggatgtcgactaccacggggccattaggcaagGCACACGCTAGACAACCTATgggtgggtcttacaagattgCAACTATAAGTAGTTAATATGCCAAGTGGACTTGAACTAGAATtgtaaataatgacatcttaCTATTTCCGTTGTGGATATTATATTGGTTGCATACTCATGCTTATTCATGTtagcatagctttcttacttatacaaatcatgctaagtagagacatcatgttaTAGCAAGcattcatgtttatttacttgCTGTTCATTTCGATTATTACTCGCTTCTActtacttgcttagttttgggcctagtagcgcttttcactgaagtcagtaattgcccactgggaactattatttaatagttctcacgccccctgttttatggttttatttcagagccttcagcaccggcggaggcacgggatcgcggcaagggagtcgcatagctagatagtggagcttgcttttgctcctaggtggttgctctctttttgagtttttgttgtgagggagagttttggtatcatgtgtagagaccaccattgtattatTCTTAGTCCTTGTACTTGAGATTTtagttgtactactttatggttctttacttagtggatttaaGTTTCTTGTTTACTCTCTTATTATCGAATCTAGTTGTACTTGCTCTGATGCTTCTAGATGTCTCTCTTCTGTTGCTTTCTTTATCGTTTtcttttagacgccttatatattttggacgtatggcgggtctggacacgtgtcGGACGGGCTTCCGCTGTGTCCCGGGACGTGACATTGAGATGAGTGgcttgctcgtttaacggtataaataattttaaatcaattaaattttagttagaaaaattttaaattatttaaaataagatttgcACTCTTGATCTCGATTATAAGAattatatcattattttttggagaatatttatttttaaccctTCATTTTGTATTCAGCTGATgcacaagagaacaatatcggaaatatataaaatttgatttctaaatatttcaagtgatatagatcatgtttaacggttcaAATGGTCGATTGGAAAGCTCCAACATCAAATGTAACAATTGAACTCATTTTCtgctgatagtattctagctcaacttatatatacacacacactacaaaaaaataacattttggCTGGAGTGGTTCCAAAGAATCCGAACTTCCAATGCTCTGCCTTGCGAGTCGTTCTAATGGCGAGCCGTGCACGATCCAGCGTGAGAATGGTTGCAAAGAACCAGATCTTCAATGTCGAGCGGCGTATGGCCCTGCGGGGCCTTCTGATGGCAatcggtgtcacgccccggagcctAATTAGTCGAAGACTCGGTATAAATGTCAGGCCTTGGACTTTAGCGGCAGCTCGATCACCAGCCACGTGCACAtgcccgccgtgtacaccaccaCCTCTAGTGTACATCAGGTGTCTACAATCAACATAGCAAAAACATAATTTcttaaccaggtaatcagagcaacaACTAAAAGAAGATTTCTAAAATTACACTATAATAATTCCAGATTACAGTTTAAAACGTAGAGTACAAAGTACACCCTAATTAGTTCCAAAATACATCTCAACTAAACTACAACAAGCTTGCATAGGTTCATCTATGCAGCATCgaggaggctctagctagtcgctgacCCTTTGCCACGAACCCTAGTCTTTCCCGCTGCGGAAGGCTCTGCACAAAAACAACCAACAAAtgggagtgagaactattaaacaatagtttccaatGGGTAAGctgccgagagtggcgaagtacaccactaggttaactgaggcatgagtaaactacaacaagtagaaaataTAAATGAAGCAAGTAGATGAAATGGTTCAACTATGAACATGCCTCAACAAGATATGTTTTCTAACATGTCTTATATACTAGTCACTACATAAATAAGTTTGGTATTTCATACTCATTACAAATTGTTCATCTTTAACTATATGTCATGATTCATGTAGAATTTCATTATCATAGTTTAACTAGCTAATGATATCACATAGCTATTTCCTACACTAACAGGAGTGTAAATATGTAAATACTGTCATTACAACTAATGACTAACAGGAATGTCAATCTTCTAGTATGTTCATTACTAGGTATATCTCaactaatgacataaagtacATTTACTACTATGTACATCTAAGATTATCCTCATTTACATTAACCCAATTAACAAGAGACTTACACATGGTAAAGTTTCAGctcgtgccgtgcctaatggccccgtggaagtcaacactacccacggcaatccacttcggcgctcagtCTTGTACAGGCGATCTGATGttgcgtaggccaactccggagtgtcggctcgtggggagcgaccctaacaagcatgtgcgaatgagcacattggcaagcaagcgtaatccatAGCATAGTGTTTACaagttcatcatgtctctaacatggaatctcaacttcGACACAAAGTTGACAATTAATAACAAAGTCATATCTTACTTTCAACTACTTGGTAACATATTGCTACCAATAGATAATATGATTTAAACAAATACATGGTTTACATCATATTGATAATTCTAATGGGCTATACCCGCATACTCACATATAGTCCTCTCACTACTCCCTATatataaggaaagtggtttactaaggtcaTAATCAATGACTCACTTTGGTGTTCATACAAACTCATGGCATATATTCTATATTTCTAAACCTCCACTATAGGGagtaaccaagtattatgcaaTTACTTCTGCTTGACTACACAAGTATATCATCTCACGATTCATAGGTCATAATCTATATCATCATGTCCaattctagttatttaactaAGTCATATTCAATAGCATAAAGTTCATATTAACTCTATCATGTGAATACCATAAACAACTTGTCCATACATACAAATTCATGTAAGGTATCCTATACATGATCACTAAACCATTCATTCCACAATATAGGAGTATAACcttgttaaatataatatacacaGAAGTCCTGTCgtcatgtctacaacatggaattataaaatttaactcaaAGGTTAAGAACAATATTATCTCATTTACTTAATTGTTCATCCAAACTAAGTATCATCTTTATAGCCTTACATCCGTTCACTATTGAATGATGCAATATTTAACTTGTCTACATAAGTATGCTACGATCATATAATGCATGCTAAACAAGCAGGCGATCTATGCATGCTACGCAAGTTTCATAATTccttctctactacatagaggtttcCTTTAATCCGACATAATATGCATATTATGCATGCACCAAGACATCCAagcatatattcacatgaatatgcaGGAATTCCAATGTCATGATATCAAAGAAGACATAGGGGGAATTCACCTatttcggtaaggtcaaacccaccgagtcGCTGTCGACTCTTGTTGATCCCGCGAGCGAAGGTGTTCTCTAACCTCCACGCACCCTAATCACCATACTAAAGTAGTTAGGAGCTTACCAAACCTTTACATAAGAACTTCACATATTCACCCTACTTAGGTAGAATCTTACCAAGTATAGAACCAAGGCTTAAATCCTGACTTCCACTTAGGTTGGAACATACCAAAATCAACCTACAAAGATCACAAATACTCAGCCAAAGGGATACCATAAACCTGCTGTGAGCTATCCCAAAAGAACTCCACCAATACCTCTACCAACACATCAAAACTAGAGAGAAGTTAGGTTGCTCACCTTGTACAGCTCCAACTCAGTTATCTactgagctagggttgaagaaacACTTCCAAAACTCCTCTTTCCATACTTCTACAGCTGCTCCAAGACCCTCCAATCCAGCTAGCAtcaagagagggaaagaaaacAAGTTCAAATCCACAATTTTTCACTCAAAATAGCAAaagaatttagagagagaaaggaacaGAGCTTACCCTGTTCTCCAAGCTCCTGCACCTAAGAACATTGCTCGAGCTGAGGCTTTTTATGGATAAGCACACAGCCCAAATTACCAAAGaacccctcaccaactcaaacagccgcactgggtaccggtactcgggttgaggtaccggtactcagcctataaacagccaaacccgagctgCGTAGCAAAATTAacgctgggtaccggtacccgcgcAATGCCGTACCTGTACTCAGCCTTAACTGCTCAAATCCGAGAGCTACTTATCCTGGCATTTAAAACACTTAAGTTAAATGCCAAAATACTCTCAACAAACTCTCATAAGCTCTAGAATAATTCCACTTACTATTCTAACACAAGAactttgcaatttgctaaagttcagtgtactacaataAAACAGTGTCATTTTATAAATTAGAGTTGCGAAGTTTTTTCGCTTTTTAACTGCCTGGCCCACGTGATGTATAGACCCGTCACAAATACAAATTACGCTGCCCATATGGACAGAGTCTCTTTTATATTTGCATGGCGTACATATCAATAACATCAGCATGATCACAACTTAGAACCTACATTCACCAAATCCACAGACGATTTATGCGATACATTTACATACAGCTAATAATCCTTAAAAATGATGCATgtctctaagcactccttaggcgttGGATGATGCGATGTacaatacaacaatcatcctatttaaaagtgctcatCACCAagaagctttatttttaaactctaattattaattaataaaaaatcattcgaaaagccttttgaaaactgttttccacatGTAAACTCAATTCTTGAAAACTGACTACCTcgagtgtaacacactgggcctttgcaaattgcgaggttagagtgtttgatttgtgttccgagcttttctagatattctggagggtcgttgacagtgttccgatctATGGCTcacatcccgagaattgaggttttaaGCTTAGTGCCAAAGTCTCTAAAGCGAAGATTgttagctgctctcgggttggattTTTCTGGgtagtgtactggtacagcatcaagcttgtaccggaacagaaagtgtaccagtacatcatcggaagtgtaccggtacatagtgtGTTTTTCTACCaactcgaggctcgggtttgcgcataTCGTGgctttgtatcggtacactttttcgtataccggtacacagtgcagaatGCAGTATGCTTGTTCTgggagggtgtttttgcaattttagCATATCTATATAACACCCCACAGCCCTTggaggctcttttgagccctagaacgtGGAGGAACCAGGTGAGAGCTCTCCTCCTTGGATTCTTCTCCATTCCTCTTGCGTTTTGCTTGCTTTGATCTcttatttcttcttctccttgcttcaTTTTGGGttttcaccattggagaagcattGGCTTGAGGAGAGGAGCTTTCtagaggatcaaccttcaaccttAGCTCAtttcaagcttggattgaagcttcttaagaggttagtaacatgtattCTCCATTTAATACATGTTTTGGTAGAGATTTTggattgaaaccctagaatgtgagaCTTAGGGCTTTtattggggattttggatttagggcttttggagctcaattgtttggattagaaccttcatctaggttggattggaagggttctagctcctatttggagatcgagagagttttTCACCATttaaggtgagttttgccctattctttgggttggttaatgtttaacctatatGTTGTTCATAATGTTTGTTTAACTCTACTtttattacctttagggtgttaggagaatagtgggcaacttcgttcggcgaaacgaaaggGTTGCAaggagacttggtgggtttggccttaccaaaaataagataaattccATCGATGATGGTTTTATTTGTTGTAAAATGGAAATActtgcatattcatactagatagaatatttgtgaattttagaatacttaaaatgcacatgtCATGCATCATGAGTTttggcctctatgtagtagaggattATGGGCATAGCACCCATGTTTGTATATGGTAGCCTCATGCTATGTATGGAACCATGTTATTAGTAGTTAAAGGACAAGTATTTACTTGCTATGAACGATGGACATATGCTATGTATGGTAGAAaatctaatgtcataaaggggcattaatcttgacatatatatatatggacttgGAAATACATCTCGCCATGAAGTGGCATTGGACTTAGAACATGCTTGGACATAGTAAGACataatgtcatgaagtggcattagtTTTGGAACATGATTGAACTTAGTgaacctaatgtcatgaagggTCATTAGGTGTAGTAAATGGTTGAACCTTTACTTTGGGACTTTGAACTGGAAccttgggttgctagtgactattttcatgttagagacatgatgacagggtttttgagacgatgactatgcttgctggccatttgtgcttattcgcacatgcctgtgagggtcgctccctacaagccggcactctggagttagCCTTTGCGACAGCAGTTTGCTAGTACGGAATTGAGACGTCTGTAGGGCCGCGTGggacagactcattcctagTGTTGGATGACGAGCTACcacaggcagctaggcggcacaagcctgtaaggactgagattttgacagtgcagctaaactctctgttgacgatgtttttgtatgtaatttaattacaaaagcactcgtcaagtttcgggagaaatcgAGCTAGAACGGAGATTTTatgcgatttccaagtttcacttaaagtgaatagtaacttggtgTTCCAGAGGGCTCAATGCGTagagttggcttcaggctcgtatcagactccgttcatagcagtctaATAGCTCGTTTCAAATGATTCAGCTAttttggaactaatggcgctgacggattttgggtttgactcacggatttcgagaaaatctgaaaatacatgttctATATGGCCTTCTGGAGAGAAAGCAGATTTCGTCGCAAATCCGTGATTGATCAAGGTGAACCAAAATCCTAGCTTTGTTGTCCCCATCGTGCTGATCGtactggtgtgatccgttcgcaaatctgacagaCGGATCTGTAGAGATCTCGCGTTGAGCGAGGAGAGGTCGGcaatggcaaaacggtaatttcgcaaaagtcgcgatattttatgtaccgtttcgcgagAAATTGCACGTAGAGGTGTGTTTGCACATATTACTCTCGCTGTAAGGGATTCAATATAAAAtgttgagtttttgaggggctttcATGCAAATCGGAACTTATATATTTAGGGTTCTACGGTTTTCCTCGAGCTTAACCTAACCCTAGCCACCCAGCTGACCCTAGCCGCTCCCCTTTGCTTTCCCTACCCTAGCTGCTCACCTTCCGGCAGCCGCCGACCGAGTCCGGCAGGCCAGCCGCCGTCGCCGCAGCACATtcctttctctccatctctttctctcttttcttttcggGTTTGAACCCAAGTCGAGGCTGCTTTGCGTCCTTGCACCTTGCCGGCGTCGCCCCTGTGCCCTGGCGATCCTCCCTGCagaccgccgccgcctccacgcgccgccgctgccgcccccAACACCCTGCTGCCAGCCTGGGCCGAACCCAGGCCAAGGCAGCTGCAACTCCCTCTTCTCGCACTGCTGCCGCCCTGGGCCATTCCCGGGGCACCTCCTTGACTTcaggccgccggccgccgccggcccgAGTCGCCcagagcgccgccgccgccgctcctgcTGCGTGCATCCTCCAGCCCTCTAGCCCGAGCCAAGCCGAAGCCTGTGTGCAGCGGTCCCCGCGCGTCGCCACCTCTTTGAGTCGGCTGCGCCGCCTCCCCCGGAGCCCCAGCGACCCCCGCGCGTCATCGCCGTCGTTCCTGTTGACTGCCGTAGCCGCCGTGCTCGCTGCAGCCATCCGAGGTCTGCTTGGGCCGAGCAGACCTTGAGGCTTTCTCCTCGCGCCGCCACCGGCCGGGGCCGCACCCGAGGCACCCCTTCGGCCTCCAGCAATCCTCCGCCGTCGTCCCCGAGGTGCCCCGGCCGCCNGGGCCTAACCCAGGCCGAGGCAGCCCCAACTCCCTCTCCTCGCACTGCTGCCGCCTTGGGCCATTCCTGTGGCACCTCCCCAACGTTAGGCCTCCGGCCGCCGTTGCCCCGAGCAGCCcagagcgccgccgccgccgctcctgcTGCCCGCAGCCCTCCAGCCCGAGCCAAGCCGAAGCCTGTGTGCAGCGGTCCCCGTGCGTCGCCACCGCCTTGAGTCGGCTGCGCCGCCTCCCCCGGAGCCCCAGCGACCCCCACgcgccgtcgtcgtcgttcCTGTTGACTGCCATCGCCGCCGTGCTCGCTGCAGCCATCCGAGGTCTGCTCGGGCCAAGAAGACCTTGCGGCTttctcctcgcgccgccgccacccggGGCCACACCCGAGGCACCCCTCCGGCCTCCAGCAATcctccgccgtcgtcgccgaGGTGCCTCGGTCGCCGCCGTGGCTGCAGCTGCCCTTGGAACCTGAGCCGGATCTCGTGCGGGCTTGGTTGGttccaccgtcgccgccgccgcttccaacCGCCATCTGaggtccggttgactttctTTCGCAGtaaggagacaggcgcgacattcgtgcaggtgggtacttcgatccgaagtcggtacagtggtgcacgctcggtgatatctttctatccctgttcttctGTTATTACTATTCATAGTATAGTATATTGAGTCTTGCACCCCTATTGTTTACATcttactctactcgttgtttgcatgattagtatcctgagtaggagtagagtagttataccatatttccttgttgctctacttagctattctgcacatcctgtatcatgtttagagtagagcggtttcgtgatttcttgtgagatccatgacctagtcggtcagttccttgacttctgtcgttcgatgaccttaTGAGGTCAGTGTACCCTGaagggtaggattgtcggcttgtggctgacggtagttccaGATTATATTGATACACTCTTGAGACCTATTGGTCAGTTCTTGCACTTATAGTTTAGTTGActcattgagcagtatttgcatatctttgagaggatgttgagttgttccatcctagttgacctgagtggacGATTCTTGTACTTCCTTACAGTTGGATGACCTTTTGGTCGGTTaaccccgaggggcggtgattgtcggctagttgccgacggttggctattgatcatatccgcattgatcgccacagctcgagtgcatttcacgtacaccagcgggttgatcccacgcaggagggtgttcttttccgaaaaagtggccGTACATCTGACCCGTGAGCCCAgtggtgttctctttgtgctagggttacatgccaggtgtgagcaggtagtggcttttgcctgaggtccttagaccgacacggcggtttagattgggtacttttggacttctcgtccggttgacgcatatagctatagtagcggttgttgcatatatacttctagttctttctttacagttgtcttgcta
This DNA window, taken from Ananas comosus cultivar F153 linkage group 21, ASM154086v1, whole genome shotgun sequence, encodes the following:
- the LOC109726768 gene encoding uncharacterized protein LOC109726768, encoding MSRLSPYCERKSTGPQMAVGSGGGDGGTNQARTRSGSGSKGSCSHGGDRGTSATTAEDCWRPEGCLGCGPGWRRREEKAARSSWPEQTSDGCSEHGGDGSQQERRRRRVGVAGAPGEAAQPTQGGGDARGPLHTGFGLARAGGLRAAGAAAAALWAARGNGGRRPNVGEVPQEWPKAAAVRGEGVGAASAWVRPXRPGHLGDDGGGLLEAEGVPRVRPRPVAARGESLKVCSAQADLGWLQRARRLRQSTGTTAMTRGGRWGSGGGGAADSKRWRRAGTAAHRLRLGSG